A part of Magnetococcales bacterium genomic DNA contains:
- the nhaD gene encoding sodium:proton antiporter NhaD: MIDLTNSAVGYLSLLIFIVAYIFVMAEEFTHLRKSKPVLLAAGIIWAMIAAVYASHGMPHAAEVAVRHNILEYAELFLFLLVAMTYINAMDERLVFESLRAWLVRSGFGYRQLFWMTGVLSFFISPIADNLTTALLMCAVVLAVGRSNPKFVGLACINIVIAANAGGAFSPFGDITTLMVWQKGIVAFQTFFVLFIPSAVNWLVPAVIMHFAIPNEKPEASTEVVHIKRGGIRIIFLFLATIVTAVSFHNFLHLPPMMGMMLGLSYLKLFGFYLKKTYGDYRGSNPNRRRRYEQEQEIGDVGFDIFKQVGRAEWDTLMFFYGVIICVGGLGFIGYLAVTSKVMYIDWGPTYANVMVGFLSAIVDNIPVMFAVLTMGPQMDMGQWLLVTLTAGVGGSMLSIGSAAGVALMGQARGMYTFFGHLKWAPAIALGYAASIWIHFLVNGDYFDNIPAVIP; encoded by the coding sequence ATGATCGACCTCACCAATAGCGCTGTCGGCTACCTGTCCCTGCTGATTTTTATTGTGGCCTACATCTTTGTGATGGCCGAGGAGTTTACCCACCTCAGAAAATCGAAGCCGGTGCTCCTGGCTGCGGGCATTATCTGGGCGATGATTGCCGCTGTTTATGCCAGCCACGGCATGCCCCACGCGGCGGAAGTGGCCGTGCGGCACAACATCCTTGAGTATGCCGAGCTTTTCCTGTTCCTCCTGGTGGCCATGACCTACATCAACGCCATGGATGAGCGGTTGGTGTTTGAGTCACTGCGCGCCTGGCTGGTGCGTTCGGGATTTGGCTATCGTCAGCTCTTCTGGATGACGGGTGTCCTCTCCTTCTTCATCTCCCCCATCGCCGACAACCTCACCACCGCTCTTCTGATGTGTGCCGTGGTGCTGGCCGTGGGTCGCTCCAATCCCAAATTTGTCGGCTTGGCCTGTATCAATATCGTGATTGCTGCCAATGCTGGTGGTGCTTTCAGCCCCTTCGGCGATATCACCACCCTGATGGTCTGGCAAAAAGGGATCGTGGCCTTCCAGACCTTCTTTGTCCTCTTCATCCCCTCCGCCGTTAACTGGCTGGTGCCTGCGGTGATCATGCACTTTGCCATCCCCAACGAAAAACCCGAAGCCAGCACTGAGGTGGTGCATATCAAACGGGGCGGTATCCGGATCATCTTTCTCTTCCTTGCCACCATCGTTACCGCTGTCAGCTTCCACAACTTCCTGCACCTGCCCCCGATGATGGGTATGATGCTGGGTCTCTCCTATCTCAAGCTGTTTGGTTTTTATCTCAAAAAGACCTACGGCGACTACAGGGGCTCCAACCCCAATCGCCGCCGCCGTTACGAGCAGGAGCAGGAGATCGGCGATGTGGGTTTCGATATCTTCAAGCAGGTGGGTCGGGCTGAATGGGACACCCTGATGTTCTTCTATGGGGTCATCATCTGCGTGGGTGGCTTGGGCTTTATCGGCTATCTGGCCGTAACTTCCAAGGTGATGTATATCGATTGGGGTCCAACCTACGCCAATGTCATGGTGGGTTTCCTGTCGGCCATCGTCGATAATATCCCGGTGATGTTTGCCGTTTTGACCATGGGGCCCCAGATGGATATGGGTCAGTGGTTGCTGGTGACCCTCACCGCTGGTGTGGGTGGTTCCATGCTTTCCATCGGCTCCGCCGCTGGTGTGGCGCTCATGGGCCAAGCCCGTGGCATGTACACCTTCTTCGGTCACCTGAAATGGGCCCCCGCGATTGCCTTGGGCTATGCTGCCAGCATCTGGATCCACTTCCTGGTCAACGGCGACTACTTTGACAACATCCCAGCTGTCATTCCCTAA
- a CDS encoding MFS transporter gives MRRKASTGIIFITVFADLLGFGMVLPLMPLYASDPRFLAAPWQIGWLMAIYSLMQFLFAPFWGRISDRWGRRPVLIVGLFGSCISYLVYGMAGSLWLLFVARGVAGIMGANIAAAQAAMADITPPEKRAQAMGLIGAAFSLGFVLGPAMGGLLSQYGLEAAPLAAAAITGLNGLAAIFFLAETKNLQTAANSKPAPRYHPLSLQPWREARAYPGALAVCFLMGGFITLFSAFEVTLPLWGQELMGWTMATTGWVFAYVGVMMAISQGGLVRRLAPRVGEKRTARMGLVLVSAGLGILGLIGGWVGTLGGLALVALGAGLVHPGFSSLVSLNTTAEKQGVMMGLFQSMSALGRVIGPVVGGLLYEIIQGKLFIGVALGIVGIWLLLKVSAGKVRDARESAPQSE, from the coding sequence ATGAGACGTAAAGCCTCCACCGGTATTATCTTCATCACCGTGTTTGCGGACCTTTTGGGGTTCGGCATGGTGCTGCCCCTCATGCCTCTCTACGCTTCCGACCCCCGGTTTTTGGCCGCACCCTGGCAGATCGGCTGGTTGATGGCGATCTACTCCTTAATGCAATTTCTTTTCGCGCCCTTCTGGGGGCGAATCTCCGACAGATGGGGGCGGCGACCGGTGCTGATCGTCGGCCTGTTCGGCTCATGCATCTCCTATCTTGTTTACGGTATGGCAGGCTCTTTGTGGCTGCTTTTTGTCGCCCGGGGGGTGGCAGGGATCATGGGGGCCAACATTGCTGCAGCCCAAGCAGCCATGGCAGACATCACCCCCCCTGAAAAACGCGCCCAAGCGATGGGGCTGATCGGGGCTGCCTTTAGTTTGGGCTTTGTGCTGGGGCCTGCGATGGGCGGGCTGCTCTCCCAATATGGCCTGGAAGCCGCTCCCCTTGCGGCGGCTGCCATCACCGGCCTGAACGGCTTGGCGGCCATTTTCTTTTTGGCGGAAACCAAAAATCTGCAAACCGCTGCCAACAGCAAACCCGCTCCCCGCTACCACCCCCTCTCCCTGCAACCCTGGCGCGAGGCCCGGGCCTATCCGGGAGCCCTTGCGGTCTGTTTTCTCATGGGGGGATTTATCACCCTCTTTTCCGCCTTTGAGGTGACGCTTCCCCTGTGGGGGCAGGAATTGATGGGTTGGACCATGGCCACCACCGGTTGGGTGTTTGCCTATGTGGGGGTGATGATGGCGATCTCCCAGGGGGGGCTGGTGCGGCGATTGGCTCCCCGGGTAGGGGAAAAACGCACGGCACGGATGGGGTTGGTGCTGGTTTCAGCTGGATTGGGTATCTTGGGCCTGATTGGTGGCTGGGTTGGTACCCTGGGGGGGTTGGCCCTGGTGGCTTTGGGAGCAGGGTTGGTCCATCCGGGCTTTTCGAGTTTGGTCAGCCTCAACACCACCGCTGAAAAACAGGGGGTGATGATGGGGCTCTTTCAATCCATGAGCGCTCTGGGGCGGGTGATCGGGCCGGTGGTGGGGGGGCTGCTCTACGAGATCATCCAGGGGAAGCTGTTTATTGGCGTGGCTCTGGGAATTGTCGGTATCTGGCTTTTACTCAAAGTGAGCGCCGGAAAGGTTCGGGACGCCCGGGAATCAGCGCCACAATCCGAATGA